The sequence AGCGATCTATGTCCGCCGTCGAGCTGCGGCGTGTTCCATGGCTTCCACGTGACGCTTGCAGTCTTAGGGTTGTCGAGGTTGCGGCTGGCGCACCGATAAGTGCCTCCAGCGCATCGGAGGCGCGAACGACTCTGCGTGGATTTGTCCTTGAGGCGTCAGAGGTACCCTCGGCGCGGCGTGCGATGTCTACCGGGCTCCCACGTGTCTTGCGTGCGCTTTCTGCCTATGACGTGTTTAGCGCTAGGAGGGCGACTGTGCGTAGCGCCTGGCTTGCGCGCGATAGACGGGGTGACTGCGGCCCGTTTAGCGCCTCGTCCGACGCAGGGGAACGCGAGCGGGCTgctgaagcggcagcagccccgGAGCATCGCAATGGCACCCGCGCCGTACACACCAAAAGCTTTTCCACACCCTTTCCCTACGAGAGCAGAgagacgagcagcagcatcactcACATCAtcagctcgccgccgcgtcatTACATCCCGGCAGCTAGTTTCTTCGACGAAAACTTCGAGCCGCTCATGCTGCTTggccgcggcgtcggtggggcggtgctgctcgcgcgaCATCGCTTCACCGGTGTCTTCTACGCCATCAAGGTGCTGGTCGCCCGCGACTACGATAGTGAGCGCGATATTCTGCAGGAGGTGCGGATTCATGCGATGTTGGAGAATCGTCACCTGGTGCGCTACCACACCTGCTGGTCCGAGGTCATTTCCGCCActcgtgcgcagcagctaGCGTTCATCGGTGTGTGCCACCCGTACGAGGCAAATTTGGGGCGCTGCAAGCGACTCAACTCTGCATCCTCTTCCATGCCCATGACGACTCGGCAGAGCGCACGCGACGGCGCCTCGCATTCTCCCACCAACTCAGACGGAGACATGCTCAACAGGTCGCAGTCACGCGGTGCACCAGGTGGGTGGCGTCACCTAATACTCCCAAGCCTTTCGAGCATGATGCTTGTGGGAAGCGATTCAACAAGTGGGGCGGTAACGCCGGAAAAGACGCCGATGCGATCGCATCCGCAActccgcggcgacggccggAGACGGCTCATCGTGGACGGATTCGCTGACGATTTGACGGACGATGACGGGGACGCGATGCCTGTGGGCCAggcggagaagcggcaggGCGCGGCAGATGATTGTTTGAGGCACTCGGGCAAAGGCATCTCCCCGCCTACAAAGATAGGGTCGCAACCATCACGGCGCCCTCTCACCTTTTCGTCGACGGCTTCTCCGTCTGCGTGGGGCACGCGTGCTTCTCTCACTGCGCATCGGCTACGCAAGCAGCTGCCAATCACCTCTGTCCTCAGCCCCGGCacttcctctgccgcctcgaACAGCGTGAGTGGCACCACTGTTCAGGGCGTCGCCGACAGCGAGGGAGAAGATCTTGAGTCCATTTGGGATGACGCTCAAGGGTCTGACAGCGACCGTAGCGAGGGTAGCGGCGACAGCtacggcagcagccagcggCCTGAGGAGAACACCATCATTGGCACACGCGTGGTATTCCTGCAGATGGAGCTGTGCCAGGGGACTCTGGCTCAGTACCTCGCTTCTCGCACTTCCATTGATCGCGTGGAAAACTTGATCATCGCCATGCAGGTTGTGGCGGGGCTGCGGTACCTGCACCATCGCGGCATCCTGCACCGGGATGTGAAGCCGACGAATGTCTTCATGAATTACCGGTGCCAGTACCACAAGGAAGTCCATCAGACGAATTTGTCGAGCACGAGCGGTGCGGATGACGGCTCTGAGGATGAGGATGACACGAGGAGTTTCTGGGGGTTTCCAGGGTCCGCGACCTCGCACTCTGGCGCTTCGGCAGCGTGGCACGGTGATCGTGGCAATGAGGCCTGTGCACCTTCCCCGTCTTCAACTCTTACCTTGTGTCGGCGTCACCCGAGCTCCTGCCCGCCGACGCTTGCGTCCAGTGGCTGCGGCCCGAGCGTGTCTTGTGCACCGCGGCGATCTTCAATGGTCCCCCCTGGCATGCAGGAACTGTTCCGTGCTGCTTCCTCTCTCACGTCCGGTTGGAAGGCGGAGACGACCATGACTTCGCTGGATAACTTGCCTTCATGGGATGGCGAGCGGGCAGCGCTCGATTTTGTCATGCACCCGCCACACCGCACGGCTACTGAGATGCTGCAGGAGCGACTGCTTCGGCGGCCACCACCCCCAGCGGCTCGTCAGCGCGCCAGCTCGAAGTGCAAGTTGATGAAGGAGGAAATGACAGCCGCGGATGCGACTATGCCGCTTGTGCAGTCTGATGGTGGTCGACACTTTCTTCGCCGTCTAGCGAGTTGGCTGCTTCGCCGCTTCGTGCAGGTACAGCTGGGCGATTTGGGGCTCGCTAAGTTCTTGTAccagcaggagctgcgcgtggACGGTTTTGTTTCCATGAACGCGATCAACACGATCGGCGTCGGCTCCCCGCTCTACGCGAGCCCAGAGCAGCTCAAGGGCAACCGGTGCACGCCTGCCTCAGACGCCTTTTCGGTCGGCGTTGTGCTAGCGGAGATGTACCTTCAGCCCAAGACCACCGCGGAACGCTTGACGGTGCTGCGTGAGGTGCGCGAGGGGGTCTACCGCGACAAGGTGCTGCTTGCCCAGTTCCCTGAGCTGAAGCTGGTGCGGCGCTTAACTGAGGCACAGCCAGAGTGCCGCATGACACTCGCGGCGGTCCACAAAGCCCTCAGATCCTTTCTCGAACAAGCACTACAAGACGAGTTGTACCGCCACTACGAGTAGCACAGTTGACGGCCCTTCTGTGCAGCCGTGCAAAGAGACACTGCGCGTAGACGGCAAGACGGAGGCGCGTAGCGGTGGATGTGGTAAGTCAAGTGGGAGGGCGAATGGCGGTGGTGTTGTTCTTGCGTTTGTATAAGAGCCGCAAGTACGCGCTGCAGTTccggaggtgcgcgcgcgtgtgggtgtgcacgcagccgcgcgctTCTCTCCGTACCCTTCTTTCTTTCTCACTTTCCCGTTGCAGGGCCCCGTGCGCGTTTCCGCAGTGCGTGCGCCACTGCGGACTGCTGCTGATAGACATCGAAGCTAAAGGGCGTGACGCATGCGCCACATAACAGAAGAACAAAAAGAGGAACCGTGGCCAAGGTGACCGCAGAGGCGTACTTCGTGCATGCTGAAGAGAGAAGATTATGGCAAGGGGCCACTTCGGCTTTCCTCACCACGCCATTTCCTGCAAGGAGGAAGCAGAACGAAAAAGGCCTCTGccgcgtgtctctctctcaaTGACCACCGCATgaccccaccaccacacactcCCTTCCCATctccccgctgctgctttcaCGTTGTGGTCTGTGTAACCGGTGCACCTCTCTGAGAAAGgtcggcgcacgcgcgtgcgcggcgttTCTCAGCACATTCGTTTCCTTCCTTGGACCTGGTCTCCTTCCCGTTTTGCACGGGCCCTCGCCCCATGCTGCGTATCCGTCATCCTCGCCTGGGCCGCCAACGTCaaccttcctccctctctttcttcccGCCCCtggccctctcctcctcgttcagcaggacgcagccgcagcgaggcgAGTGGCTGTCTTCTCCTTCTCACCTCTCCTTGGACTCATGTGGCGTTGGGTGTCTCTAGGTGGGTGGTGTGGACCGTCGCTTATGCTCAGCAAGCTAGGTCTTCGCCCCGCTGAGGAGTCGCTGCCATTCGACATGGTGCGCTGCACCTTCGACGGTCTGGTGGAGTTGACTGCGAACGGCTTTTCGTCGTCGGTGCGTCCTACTCCCCCGGTTTCCCCCGCGAACCCCGCAGCAAGTGTGAGTGCTACTCCCGGCGTGGGCCGCTACAACTTTTCGCCAGCGCAAGAGGACGGCTACTTCCCACAAGCATCACGCATTCCGTCagcgccctccccctctgatgctgccggcaccgctgcacccCCATGCTTTGCTCCGGATCCGGTGAATGTATGGTTGCTCTTCCGAAGCCAGCACGCCTGCTTCACCCACTATGACTTGAACAACACGGATGTGCAGGCGGAGTTCCGCAGACGCATTCGTGCCTGGGAGGCCCTGCTTGCCCCGGAGAATGCAGGCGCCGCTGGCCAGGAAAGGGTGCGGCCCGTCACCTTCATCCGTACCGTCATTGCCGAGAATccggcggaggagctggagatgCTGCCGCAATTTCATCAGGCAGTGCGGGAGCGCACCCGCGGGAGACTTCCCTTCCGCACCGTTCTCGTCGTGCACGACCAGGCGGACACGACGCGGCCGCTTTGCGCGATGCCGCAGGAGTCGAAGGTCCATGGAAGCCCATGTATTGTGTGGAATctgaggcggcagcgcccggCGCGAacttcctcgtcctcgtcagCTGTTGACTCAACGGACgcgacgtcagcagcgacagaggCGCCGTCGCTCCTGGATGAGTGCCATGATGGCTATCAGACAATCCTCACCACCATGTCCAAAAACGCAAAGTGGCGCTCGCTGGacgcctcgctgccggctTACGAGACGTACATCCATTCCCGCAAGGCGCCCTTCACCCCCTACACGGAGCTGAGCCGTGTAGACGGGGTGCCAGCCGTGCGAGGCACGTGCACCGGGTTTGGGTCGACCTTCTCCGCGGCTTTGGGCCGCTGCGTTCACTGTGGGTGCACCGATGGACACGCCGTCTCCGCAGAGCGATATGACAAGCACCAGGAGTGGGAAGAAGAGGATGTGAACGAGTTGCTCCTCAACTATGCCCTGCACCACTGCGACGAGGTGGCTGCGGtagaggcgacggcgcggcggcagaagcgcggcgcgcacgagACGTGGCAGAAACTGCGGGTTCTTCTGTCAGACTGAAAACCGGACGAAGAGGGAGTGAGTCGAAAGCGTTGCGGTGGCGCATCGGTGTCCGATGAGCTGGGGTGTGACTGCATGCCGTGGACCATACGGTAAGGCCGGCGCCACTCTAGTCGTATCCGATCCTAGCGGTGACTCTTTACAATCAAGCACAAGAACGACGTGAAAGGAATGCTctgtgcacacgcgcccatgcgtgtgtgtgtgtgtgtgccgaccctccttttcttcccGCTTGCCGCCTGGCACTGGCGGGAGGCCAGCGACAAGAAACGCACTCACCACAGCTCCATTTTGCGCGGGCTCTTTCCCTGGTGCTCGACAGCCGTAAGACGCTATccttctgctgcttctcAGCCCTTTCCACTGTGTCTGTTCACCTTCGTATCGTGTCTCTCAACGATCTCTACGAGCTCCCTGTGAGTCCCACTgcgcgcaagcacgcacacacacacacacacacacacatgcacacacctCGCATTGCAGGAACCTCACCGTGCTGTTTGCTCTCCCTTCTtctgctcttctttttgttgttgctgctttgCTTGTCGCTGGTGACGGGTGGCGTCTGATGCGTTTATCTTCTCACCAGAGCCCCGCGTGACtgctttctcctcctccccccgaCTCCTCCGAGACTTCCCTCTACGAAAGCTTCGCAGCTGCTACGGCCACAAAGCCGACCCAACAACCAACCGACACGATTTGCATTCTCTCTATACACACACTAACGCAGAGCGTAGGCTTGCGGGCCCAGCGCAGCACTTGCGGCAGACGCGAGCACACCAGCACAATCCCCATTCAGGACTAGGCGGTTTCCCGCTCACGTGTATGCAGCACGTACCACCGTTAGagcccttcccttccctcagGAGCACGATATTAGCTAACCATACATCAAAACGCGTACGCCCTCGCCAAGCAGATGacggcaacgccggcgccgcgagTCTTTCTGGCCTCTTGGCTGGAGAAGAAGATGGAGTGGCGCTTCGTCTATGAACACCGCTACTTCATTCTTGATGGTACTCGTCTCAGCTACCGCCTCGAGGAGCACGGCGCCGAGAAGAAGTTTGGCACCATCATCTCCTTTGACCCGTGGCGCGAGGGCTTGAGGGACGACACCTCTAAGGGATATTGCTTCACGGTGTGGCTGCTCGAGGGTGGCTCCTGGGAACTgcgagcagcgacgcgggAGATCTACGACAGCTGGCTGCATGCACTTCTCACAGTGCTCGTACCCTCCGACTCCACCTCTGCAGTGCAGAGCGAGAGTGGCGGTATGCCTAGCTCACGCGAAGCCTCCGTAACCGCAGACGTCGCTGTGACGCCCGGCGGACCATCTTCCGGGCACCTCGAAAGTGAGAGTCTGGGCTGTTCTCGCAAGGCAGACGCGGTaggcgagcgcggcgacaCCATAAACAGTGCTAGTCCAACGCAAGCGGAGCCCGCCGACGCTTCGCGCAAGACGCCGGGCGCGAGCCCAGTAGCAGAAGGGGCCACCCTCACCGCGGCGTCCATCGCTGCGGCCATGAATGCAAGCAACACCGTCTCCGTCTCCAACGATGTGCTGCTGTCCTCCAtggtggagaaggagacgGCCTGGCGGGGCCGTTGGAAGCCGCGCTACATGGAGCTGCTTGAGGGGCGCCACCTTGTTATTCGGTCCTCTGCCACATCCAAGACGGAGCGGCAACACTATGTCATTGAGGCGGTGGACCCTTCACCACTTGTAGGCCAAGAGGTATGGTTGCTCTTCACCGCAAGCAACGGCGACCGCTTCTGGGTTCGCTACGGCTCTGTGGAGGAGTGCCAGCGCTGGTACACGGTCTGCCGGCGGCTGCTTCACGCGGAGTGCTCATGGCACTGGCTGCCGCTCGCCGAGAACGACGCTGGCcgctcgctgcggctgcggcaagCCACAAGCGGCGATTACAGCGACCTGCAGTTGCACTACCACTCAGCTACAGTGGTGCCGTCTTTTCAAAAAGGAACGTGGTGCCCGTCGCTGTACATCTTCGGGGGCTCGGACCGGTGGTGCAAGCAGCTGTTCAACCCTCAGGCACGCGCCTTTCTCCCGCACGCCGAATCCGCGCACACGACAAATCAGCTGTGTACGCTGGAGCTGACAGGCCCGCACGTGATGCAGCTGTGGAAGCCTGCACCGTACGAGGAGGGCCCGCACGCGTTGGTGCGCCCGCTTTCCCGCTACGGCGCGACATTGACGTGCATTCCTGTGGAGGTGCCGCCATCGTCCGCGCGAAACGActcgccgcagcagacgATCGGGGCACGCGTCGTACTGTTTGGCGGGCTGTCGGGTGGCGGATATCAACCGCCCGCCACGGAGCTCTGGAGCgtgtggcgcagcgcggcggcgtgcgccgAAGACGTCGAGATGCAGTGGAACAGGCACGATCTGCCCCCGTACGAGCTCCCGATGCTGGCCTTTCACGACGCCGTGTGCGTCCCGTGGAGGTGTGCGGCTGCAAAGAGCAGCTCAGACCCTCACAAGCGGCACCACACCGATGGCGGGTTTCTTCTCGTGACAGGTGGCCTCGATGTGGAGTATCGCTGCAGGGCCGAGTGCTACGCGGTGGTGTGGAACGATGCGGACCTCACCGAGGCGGATGAGCAGCTTCGCCCAACCGACTCGGCGACGAAGGACAATCTcgaggagagagcgcgcCTGGCAAAGCCGGTGGCGTTTGCCTTTGGCCAGCTGCCAGAGCCGCGCGCGTTTCACCGCATGGCGGTCATCGAGGACGGCACGGTGGTTCTCGTtggcggcagaggcgtgGAGAACGCCGCGGTGGATCATCCTGTCCTGACGCTGGCACCGGAGGTGTGGCGTCGCGCATCTAAGGCGTGGAGAGACGTCGCGACCGCTGCCACAGCACCGCCTGAGAGCGACGTC is a genomic window of Leishmania infantum JPCM5 genome chromosome 30 containing:
- a CDS encoding putative protein kinase codes for the protein MASTETVWDGACLLLATDVAGVLHCYQYTTEKVSDGSTDNDDERVAVLTHLWSHSLGDEDVPSELVAAADGGTSPTASSIAASAKAERDARAGFKCALSKRLRLLEPASTMLARWAAAEGPRASGEHRDISSASPKSGFTEGHSRVNGGDADGACDTAARGTREGKIDGIPPVAAAHHFGLQAIGASCPFCKRVSFSSSSPSPAFTSPYSPCTPRFTSTSAATATQKPTCATTSATTSLLCSSTAGRAAIVRRRSEVREETVGDRRVSDASGDNFFRPCDFMARIPEAAYSGFNASAKARPAAAAGSITPVDLAAPTVGCASSQLAEVAWYWRCPRCVVDARATPDGGGSDAKRASHRYFVSEEEAGQLSRDDTAMETGDLAEVAATAHLWMPLPEAVRHWNAVCCHHHRLLLLRHMEEGYIELDLFTGASLDSIYMKADMKAAVSAEMLDSTSSFDISAHSIYSSVSDGSGTEVSHDSCASISDANGDGLPRAVLSLTTQRYETLIMQATVSRSSAKVTKGRKTRKETMTAPTQKAAHTCLAKLAAPAIQLGLTWHAPRQRVRKDLSFSDADDEAVVERQQGEAELLATSQVPAVLSFSSVSSENTLHHGSTSASDIDMDVMAGRKQLPPQYHFLRAVSPAPSSSAISATSPRGIRNEPTKWSREKPARPKYAGTDRSAESSAGREAVPNEIPVRCGPGGCVYRAVSATLDSFTAAGNGDSAPLQFLLLLQLPLPLVEAFWVTLPSSSASGCSQNGGDAAFRRRAGERSMSAVELRRVPWLPRDACSLRVVEVAAGAPISASSASEARTTLRGFVLEASEVPSARRAMSTGLPRVLRALSAYDVFSARRATVRSAWLARDRRGDCGPFSASSDAGERERAAEAAAAPEHRNGTRAVHTKSFSTPFPYESRETSSSITHIISSPPRHYIPAASFFDENFEPLMLLGRGVGGAVLLARHRFTGVFYAIKVLVARDYDSERDILQEVRIHAMLENRHLVRYHTCWSEVISATRAQQLAFIGVCHPYEANLGRCKRLNSASSSMPMTTRQSARDGASHSPTNSDGDMLNRSQSRGAPGGWRHLILPSLSSMMLVGSDSTSGAVTPEKTPMRSHPQLRGDGRRRLIVDGFADDLTDDDGDAMPVGQAEKRQGAADDCLRHSGKGISPPTKIGSQPSRRPLTFSSTASPSAWGTRASLTAHRLRKQLPITSVLSPGTSSAASNSVSGTTVQGVADSEGEDLESIWDDAQGSDSDRSEGSGDSYGSSQRPEENTIIGTRVVFLQMELCQGTLAQYLASRTSIDRVENLIIAMQVVAGLRYLHHRGILHRDVKPTNVFMNYRCQYHKEVHQTNLSSTSGADDGSEDEDDTRSFWGFPGSATSHSGASAAWHGDRGNEACAPSPSSTLTLCRRHPSSCPPTLASSGCGPSVSCAPRRSSMVPPGMQELFRAASSLTSGWKAETTMTSLDNLPSWDGERAALDFVMHPPHRTATEMLQERLLRRPPPPAARQRASSKCKLMKEEMTAADATMPLVQSDGGRHFLRRLASWLLRRFVQVQLGDLGLAKFLYQQELRVDGFVSMNAINTIGVGSPLYASPEQLKGNRCTPASDAFSVGVVLAEMYLQPKTTAERLTVLREVREGVYRDKVLLAQFPELKLVRRLTEAQPECRMTLAAVHKALRSFLEQALQDELYRHYE